The following is a genomic window from Haloterrigena salifodinae.
ACTGCAGTCGGAGAAAGGGACTGAGCGTTTGGGAGCGATTCACCGCGAAGGATCCCGCCAGAAAACAGTAGTGTCGCTCCAATAAGCATCGCCCATCCTTGGAGGGCTTCCGCTGGCAGTTCTTCATCGAACAACTGGAGTAGAACAGAGCCAACTGCGAACAGTGTTGTTCCGAGAAAAACCAGTCCAACCCCGAGTACCGTCGATGAAAGCAATGTAGTGTCAATTGACGGTTGCGAGAGAACCAAGACACCACTCAGACCAAGGCAGAACCCGATAACGTCAAGAAGGTCTCGAGACTCACCGAGGATCGGGACTGCAACGAGGGCTGCTATGACTGGTGACATTGTAGTAACGACAGACGCAACTGCACCCGAAATATGCTGAGTGCCGAGGTATAATCCTGCTTGATAGCCACCAAACATGAATCCCCCAACAATAATGATGTTCAAGAGTTCGCGGTTAGTTTGTGGAAGCACTCGATCTGTCGCCATTCGTGCGTATCCAAGGACGAGGCAGCCGGAGATAGCGTAACGGATGCCTGCCGCACTAAGTGGCGGTAGTTGGGTGACTATAATCTCGATTGCTGGGAAACCGGCCCCCCATAGAAAACCCAGTCCAATGATGGTGAGACCTGCAGGAATGTGGAATCGTTGTTGGGTTGTCGCTCTCATATTACGTTGATTAGTATAACCCGCTGGATTGCTAATAATAGAGCGAATACGGCAGTCCTCCACGCGATTTTCGGTTATTCTGAAGCAGCTTCGATATAGATGCGATAAAGTCGACAAAGTTTGAAGTTACTACGAGTTTTAGGTCATTCACACGCTATGGATGAGAAAGACATTCGGATCTTGAAATCACTGGAGGAACTCGAGACGACGAGCACCGAGAAGATTAGAGAATCAACAGGAATTCCGCTGTCGACAATTCATTATAGACTTAACAATCTTCGAGACGCCGGAGTGATCACAAACGATCGACTGGATCTTGATCTTGATAAATTCGGATTAGGTGTGACAATACTTGTACATGTATTCACGAAAGATGATCAATCTCACACGGAGTGTGGCCAGGTTATCGCTGACATTGAAGGGGTTACAAAGGTCTTCTTCACAATGGGGGATACCGATTTCATTGCATTAGCTCGGCTCTCTGACAGTGATAGCGTTGGGCGGCTCATTTCTGACTTCGAAGAACTTGACGAGGTTGCTCGAACTGACTCCACGTTTGTGATCGAACGTGAACTCGACAGTCATTACCCGCTCCAACATTACAGCGAAGAAACTCTTCTTAAAGAATTTACGGAGTAATCTACTCAGCTGGGCGTTCCCTCACTAGGAGAAATGTAAAAGAATATCCCGGAACTTTACCCGGGATGAATACGGAAGTTATAGCGGTGACAAGAGCGTCCGCTCTACTAGGAGCAGCGGAACGTTGTAGTTGCTGTTAAGGAGGTTCAGCCGCTCTTCTTGCCGGTGCGTAATTCAGTTAGCAGCGCCCTCGAGAGAGGGATTAATCAGAATAGCTAGCTGCAAACTTAGTCTCAGTACCTCACAAAGCCGGTTAGTTAGAACGTCTGCTTGCTGCGAATGTGACTAACAAACAGCAGCAAGCAGACAGTGAAATCCACGAGAACCAACTCCTTGACTTCCTCGTCAACCGGCTTGACGAGGAAGTTTCTCTTGACCTTGCCAACAACGCAGATATCGACACAGAGGACATTCACGAGGTCCTCGTCGGCGCGGCCGCCGACGGGACCTCGATTTCCACGCTGTACAACTCCAGTGAAGACTCGCCACCGGCGAACACGATTCTCTACCACCTCCGGACGAAGTTCGAGCCGGAACGGCTCGAACGAGTCGCTAACACACTCCTTCGGAAGGATGTCGTCGAACTGCTCCCCAAGCAGGTGGAGGTCTGCGCAGACCTCCACCTGCGGCCCTACTACGGTAACGAACATGAGACAAACCACCTCTACCACTCGGAGGCCAAGCGTGGGACCACTACGTTCCACGCGTACGCGACGCTCTACGCACGTGTGAAGAACAAGCGCTACACGCTAGCGGTGCGCCGTCTCGAAGACGGCGACACCGCCAGCAGTGTCCTCGTCGAGTTCCTTGGTGTTCTCGATGGCCTTGACGCCGGGGTCAAGGCCGTTTACCCCGATCGCGGATTCTACGACAGCAAGTGTCTCACGCTGCTACAAGCGCACAACTACGCCTACGTCGTCCCGATCATTCGGTGGGGTGAGACGATTCAGCAGGAACTCTCGGAAGGGTGGAGTCGCGTGATCGAACACGATCTGACAGGGAAACTCGACGGTCACAGCTGGACCGTCGAGTTTCCCGTCTACATCGACTGTACGTACCTGAACGGCCGATACGACGAAAACGGTGTGGCGCGTCACGGCTACGCCGCTGACGCGCCGTTCATCGAGACCCCACGCGAAGCTCGATACCACTACTCGAAACGCTTCGGTATCGAGTCGAGCTATCGCTTGTCCGAGCAAGCGATAGCGACGACAACAACGCAAGATGCGACGGTTCGGTTCCTGTACGTAGTGGTGAGTCTGCTGTTGGGGAACGTTTGGCGGTATCTCCACTACGAGTTTGTGGCGACGCCCCGCCGAGGCGGGCGTCGCCTCTGGCGGTGGCCGTACAAGGAGTTCATCAATATGATTCGGCGGGCTGCGTGGACGGCCCTCGCGGTGCGTCGGGCCGTCCCCGCGAACCGACCACCAGACAACCGGTTTACACGGTAACTCTCGATCGGGCTAGCCTGCGGTGTGAGTGACAACCCTGTCGCGTCGGCGGCTGACCGCCGCCGACAGCGACGCCTTTCCGTCGATTCGTCCATGATTCTCTCGTCAAGATCGTCAGTGTAACCGCTTCGACACAGAACTCAGGCCTCAGAAACAGTTAGCCGAGGATGCTTTGTGAGGTACTGAGTCTAGCAATCTTCCCGTCAGTCGGTTTAGCTGGGTGTCTCGACCAACTAGCGGCTACCAGTTCCGACTCCACATCACTGCCCGATCCAGTGTCGGAACTCGAATTCGAGATCACCGATACCGATTTCGATCCAAGGGCTGATCCCGTGATCTCGTTTCCCGAGGAAGCCGACGAAGCGACGGTTGAAGGAACGATCTGGGTAGGATCGAAGAAATGTAACGAAGCGACGCTCACTGACGTTTCCTTCGACAGGGCGGACGGGTCTGTGGAGCTTCGTATCAGCCCCGGGAAATCGGATGAACACCCCAATAATCGCCTTCTCGGCGGTTCCTGCGATGATGTCTCGAGTTCGATCTGCTCGCGTTCGGCGTCGATAATTCGCCAGCGCATCAGTGTTCCCCTCCGAACTTGCAGTCGTCTCAGTGAGCGTCCTCTGGCAGCAATGCTCGGGTTGAATTCGTAACGACCAGTAAGCTACTTGCACCCATCGCAAGTGCGGCGAAAAGCGGATTTAGAAGGCCTAGCACAGCCAGCGGGATTGCAATTGCGTTGTAGCAAAACGCCCACCCAATATTTCCTTTCACGCGTCGGTTTGTCGCCTGGGCGAGATCAAAGATAGTTTCGACAGACGAGAGATCGTCGTCGACGAGAGCGACGTCCGCAGCATCAGCGGCCATCGCAGTACCGCCACCGAGCGCGATACCGAGGTCAGCTGCGGCTAACGCCGGCGCATCATTGGTACCATCACCGATCATCACTGTTCGCCCAGTCTCGTTGAATTGTTCGACAGTCGCTGCTTTTCCTTCAGGGGGGACACCCGCAAACACTTCGTCAACAGCACGATGCTCACGAAAGCTCTCCGCCGCTCGAGCATCGTCTCCGGTAAGGACAATGACCTCCCGTTCGGTATCCGAAATCGCGGTCAACGTCTCGTCCCAGTTCGCTCGTAGTTCGTCACCAACGACGACAACGCCCTCGGTGGTTCCGTCGCGTCCGACAGCGACTGGAACCCGACCCGTTTCGCGGCTGCCGTCAATACGCTCGGCGACTACCGCAGGGACCTCCCACCCCTGGTCACGGAACAGATCTGGATGGCCGACGATGATTTCGTCTCCGTCTACGATACCCGTAACACCGGTTCGATGACTATCAAAGGATTCGACGCGATCATCTATCGAACTGGCGTCTGAGGCGGATTCAGCTGTACTACCGTCAGGCACCGGCCGTTCGGCGGCAATTGCTCGCCCGACCGGATGTGATGACCGCTCCTCAAGGAGCGCCGCCTTCTCAAGTAGGGCTGCCTCTAAATTGGTGTCGGTGACAGTCATCTCGCCCGTCGTCAATGTACCTGTCTTGTCGAAGACAATGGTGTCCGCATCACTGATTCGCTCAAACACGGTATCGTCAAAGATGACAATCGAGCGTTCCAACGCGTCGCGGATCCCCGCAGCGACTGCGAGCGGTGTCGCCAGTCCGAGCGCACATGGACAGGAAACGATCAGTACTGTGAGACCGACGAGAAGGGCTGAGGCCCCATTACCGAGCAGGAGATACACGCCGGTGACGATAACTGCGAGGACGAGAACAACCGGCACGAAGATCGTCGCTAATTTGTCTGCGAGCTTCTGAATACCGTGAGAGCCGCTCTGGAGGTCCCAGACAAGTTCAGCAATCCGATCAAGGCTGTTCGTAGCATCTTCTCCAACACGGATGGTCACCGCACCATTAGTCACCATCGAGCCGCCAACTACGGTATCCCTGATACGCTTCCGTACAGGAAGAGACTCACCAGTGACAACTGCTTCGTCGACGGCTGCGTCGCCATCAACTACCACACCATCAATGGGGATTCGCTCTCCAGACCGTACTAGTACGTGATCATCAACCTCGAGGTCATCGACTGCGATATTTTCATATTCACCGTTTCCGCCAACGCGGCGGGCCTCATCGACCTGAATAGCCGTCAAATCGGAGAGACGGTCGGTCGCCTGTTGCTTGATCGACGATTCATAATAGTTGCCGACCGTGACGATGACAATGATAGCAACAGTCACGTCGTAGTAGATGTGCTTGCCCCCCAGTGCGATCGAAAGTGTACTGTAGAGGTAGGCACTCACAGCTGCGATCGCGACGAGTAGATCCATATTTGGAGACCGCATCCGAATACTGACGTACGCGCCCTGGAGGATTGGCTTTCCAGTCACTGCCAGGATGATTGTCGTGAGCGCCGCGATGACAACGTAGAAAGGCGTCGCAAGGGGACCCGCGAGTGTGGCTTCGAAGAACTCCGTGACCCGCTCACCGTAAAACAGTCCGCCGAAATACGTTGGATAGATGATGACAAGATACTGCAGCATCACGGACATCCCCATGAGAACACCGACCGCAACTCGCCCCATCTCCCAATTGTTCGCTCTCCGGCGGCTAAACGCATCATCACGTGAGTAAGCGCTGTAACCGAGACCACTGATCGTCTCCTGAAGATCAGCCTTTGAGACACGATCTGGATCGTGATCGATCCGAACCGTGTCCGTCACATAGCTCGAGTTCGCGTCACTGACACCCTCAACTGCAGTTGCAGCCGATTCGATGAAGGCCTCACAGGTTGCACAGTGCATTCCATCAACTTCCAGAAACGTTGCTTCGTGATCCGGTGGAATCTCCCGATTAGCCTCTGATTTGTCTCGAGCACGGCGGACGTCTTCCGCCTCGATATCGTCGACGTCGCCGAGCGCATTGTAGACATCGCGACAACCGATACAACAAAACGGGTTCCCATCGTCGACGATATCACTTCCTTCTACGGGAAGCTCACAGAGCGTACAACCAGTTTTAGTTGTGTTATTATTGCTCATTGTATCTTACTAGCTAGTGTGACCACTTGCCGCTTCGATTCCGTCATAGAACGGTAATCTAGGATGCGGTAGATGAATCCCTAGACTCATCAATCCATGTGTGAGCAGGATGTAGCCGAGGACGACGAACGCAACCCCAAGCAATCTATGCACTCGTTGCCGATGAACCACGCCGACGGCGTCAATGATGGTTCCATACGCGAAGACAGTAGGAATTGTACCGAGTCCAAGTGCGCCAAGAGCTACTGCCCCACCGACAGGTGAGCCGATTGCAAACGCATACAGAAACGCTGGGTAGAGGATCGGGCACGGTAACAGGCCGTGAACTGCACCAAGTCCGACGATACCAGGGCCGTTCGCAAGACGATCAACACGTGCCGCAAGCCAGCCAGATATTCGCTCGAGGCCTGGTAAGTGAATACCACCAGTTGTTCGTCCCAGTAAGTAATATACCCCGACGACCATGACGAGGCCACCGATAATGAGACCGATTCCGCCACGGACGAACTCGACGACAGATGAAAGCGATGCAGTCGTCACAAACAACGTACTGCCGAGTGCACCGAACACCGCCCCGAGAAGCGTATAACTCGCCGCTCGTCCGATGTTGAACAGTGCATGCTGGCGCACCTCGTAGGTTGTAAGATGATTCTCCCGACCGCTATCTGATGTGCTGCTCTTCATTTGACTCGCATAAACGGTGACGAGCGGACCACACATTCCGATACAGTGGGCACCGGCGAGGACACCGATTACGAGAAACAACAGCACGTCGACGCCAAGGAATGTGAATAGGTTCATATCTATGTGAGTAGCGAGTGATACTAGTCGAAGTAGCTGTTCCAGATAGTAATGGATTCCGTCTCGAACTCACCGTTCTCCTCTTCAGTTTGGTCGAAACAACCGGCAATGGTAACTGTGATTTCGCCGCTCACTGCTGGCACAAACCAGTGCCGTTTGATGGTTGCATCACTACAGGTATCGCATCGCACCTAACGCGACCTCCAAGCCGAGTCAGAACAGCACATCGATACCTGTCTACACAATCTCGATCTATACGAATCCGAAACACCGACGAGTACCTATCGTACACGACGATGCAGAATATACTATCTAATCTGAAAAACTGGTGGGATGAGTTGAACGACGTGTACTCGAAGGTGTTGCAAATGATCGCTCGTCGTGTCAGCAACAACCTCGACCGCCTCGATTTTGACGGGGCCGTCGTTCTCAAGAGTGTAGAGCGATCAAGAGTGGATCGATCAGGCGCTCGAGGATGTCGACGAGATTCTCGAGCCCGCTCTCGAGACCGTCGTTCAGAACAAGGTCGCACGGGTGCGATACCCTGACGAGATCGACGAGAAGACACGATATCTGATGTGAGAGGTGAGAGTTCCAGGCGCGGTGGTCTGGTTCGACGAGGCGGTCGAAGATCTCGCGTGTCGTCGCGGCGTACTCTCGGCGGTGGATCGAGAGTTTCGCGAGACGATTGCAGCGATGATGATAGCCGACACGCACCCGGAACTCGAGGATCCGGACGACGTCAGGGAGGGTGATATCGATCTGGCTCTCGTCGAGGCCGGGCTCGGGGTGGACGTAGTCCCGGTCGATCCCGACGCTATCGAAGATCCCAAGTCGATCAGCGCGTTCTCACGACAATCGGACGGGGAAATCAGCAGCTATCCAGTGGATCAGAGCCGAGGAGGAACGTGAGGATCGGCCGCAGACATTCGAAAAGGTGAACGAACGGGTTGGCGACCGATGCCCGAACGGACAGGATCGCGGCGAACGCCCAGCACCGCACCGCGGCCGCTGCTGCTGGCGACCGGTGGACAGTCGACCTAGAACACGCAAGATGGACAGTCCCACCGAAACAGCGCTCGCAATTGACAGTCCCTACTGTTGTCGAGTTCACGCATGAACTCGAGTTCAGTGATACGCTGGAATACAGGGTGTCAAAGAAAGTTCCCATACCCTCTCTGTGACTACCCGACAAACGGGAAGTACAGGCCAAGGACTTACCACAGAAGCTGTTCTCATCAGTCCACTCGCATAACTGCTAACCGAAACTGCTCGAACGACCGAATTAGCTCAACGAACTCGCCGGGATCAACCGGTTTTTCGAGCACTGCATCTTCGTCTGCATCATGATCGAGATCCCGGGATTCAATCAAGTCTTCCTTCATCCCAGTCAGGACAATCACTGGCACCTGATCTAGTTCTGGGTGATGTTTGATCTCGTGTAGAACGTCCTCACCGTCTACTTTTGGCAGGTTCAGGTCAAGCAGTACAATGTCTGGTTGGGAAGCGTCTTCGTACTCGCCGCGTTGATAAATAAAGTCGAGTGCTGCTTGGCCATCAGTGACGGTGGTGAGTGTATTTCCGATGTTGCCGTCTGAGAAGGCTTCTTCGATGAGACGAATATCGCCGGGGTTGTCTTCTACCAACAGTATCACCGCCCCTGATGAGCCACTTCCCATAGTCTGATACTCCGGGTGAATAGGTATAAGAAATTCGGTGAGATGCCTATTAAGCGGACTTTCAAGGCTCGAGCATCAGCTATTGCTGAGGACTCTTGATCAGTAAGCACGTGTAGTGAACGGATAGTTCGATCCAGAGTAGGTGAAAAGAACATCATCCGAATTGTTCTCTGATACCCTCTGAAACAAGTAAGATGGACAGTCCCTTGTTCTTACTCGAGTTCAGTGATTCGCTGGTCACCAGGGCTGACAGTCCACTCGGCTGGAAGCCGCCGAAGTCCAGGACATGCTGGTCACCAGAACTGACAGTCCCCCTGTTGCATGTTGGCTGACACGGTGCCGTGTCGCTCGTGGATGGTCCTACTGAACTGGAGTTCACAAGTGACAGTCCCCTACTGTCGTCGAGTTCACTCATGAACTCGAGTCTACGTGATCCGCTGTTCTGGAACCCCCGTGTTTCGCACAAGACGGCACCCAACTAGTGCGGTCACGGTGGCCCAGATGGTGCGTCGATGCTGGCACCCCTAGCAGTGCATTAAGATAAGAGGAATTGATCTATGTTACTCACGTTGGCACCCAATAGGCCGGTCCTACCGGTTGGCACCCCCCCACACTGACGCTTTGCGTCTTTGTTGGCCTATTTCGGCAGCAGAGGACTGTCCTCACTCTCGTCGGTGGTGACTGTCCTGTGCAGTCCCACAGCCATGCTTTGCTGGACCTCACTCAGTCCCTGGGGTTACCTCATCGCTGTCGCCGTTGTGTCCTACTGTTGCAGCCTCTCGCTGCGCGATCTCCTACTGTGCGGTACACTGGTCTGTTGGCGGCTTGCCGTTCTCCCGGTGTTGACTGTCCGCTGGCAGTACACTCTGCTTTGGGGGACCACTGCTCGCACTGCTGGACGTCCCTCTCTTGCCGGGAGAGACCAGCGCTGTGCTGTCCTAGCGCTGTCGCTATCGTTACGCGGTCTCCAGAGTCGCGCTGCTCGAGTTCACGTGGTCACAGTTTCTCGCTGTCCTGGATGGCGGCGCTGTCGGCGCTCTCAGTGCTGACTGTCCTGCTGCGCGGTATACTCTGCTCTGCGGGCGCTGCTCGCATTGCTGGACTGTCCCCCTTCATCTCTGCACCTTTCCGCTCTGGGTCTGATACACCCTGACTGTCCCACAGTCTCATTCCGGCTGTCTTCCTCGCCGTCACTCTCGAGTGGACTGTCCCACTGCTGGTTGTTCCCTACTCTGGGTACCTGGAGCTCACTCGAGTTTCCGTCGGCTCTCTGCGTCCGCTGGGGTGCCCCTGTTCGCGTCATTTTGTCCATCCTCTCTCTTGTGATATATTCGGGTGCCATCCTCTGCTGTTGCACTCGTCAGTCTGACTCTGGTTCCCACCTCGATTTCCCCGTGGTTTCTGTGCTGAACTCTCCTCGAGATCTGTCGCGCACATCTGTGACAGGATGTTGATACTACTCTGGATTTTCCCACTCTGCGTTATTTTTTGGTTTTCGGCTGGCTCATGTACAGCACTCGGTGTTTCTTGACTCAATTGAATCCAACCAGAATATTATTGTTGGAGTAGTTCGTTAGCCTTGAGTATAGTAGACTATGACATCTGATACATCCGCCACCCTCTCCCCCAAAGAAGCCGACGAAATCCAGGAAAAACTTGACCAGGGAAATGAACATCGACGCAACATCCTGAGTGCACTGGTAAGCGCTGAGAGCGACACTCTGAACACGTCAGAAATCCGAAATCGAGCCAACGTCCCTAGCGGGAGTATGAATCACTATCTCGTTACCCTCACCGAGTGGGGCATCCTCGAAGAGACGGGGGAGCGAGAGTACAGCCAAGGCGGCGGACGGAAAGCCCGCGTCTGGCGGCTCAGCGAGAAGGGAGAAGAATTCGTCGAAGAGTACTCAGATGCACTCACTCCGCCAAAAGGGGCCGCAACAGCGGAGCGCGTGACAGCACTGGAAAATCGGATCGAAGATCTCGAAGACGAAACGCGCAAACGCCGGAAAACGATCGTAGAGATACTGAAAGTGATTGCCGAATCTCAAGATAAACAGACCCAACAGCAGGTCTCAGAGATTGTGACCAACGCCGATTTATAGGAGTCGGTCAAGCGATTCCATGTTCTTGTTGTTCGTGTTCTCGTTGCTGCTAGCAGTCGTCTCGCTGGCTGCCTCGCTGTTATCGTCTTCTTCTGGATCGGGCTCCAGATCGTCGTTGCTCTCATTCTGGGGCTCGTCGCCGCCGTCGTCACGATCGTCACGACCGAGACTCGAGAGCGGGATGGTCATCCCGTCAACGTAGACCTTGAGGTCGTCGACGGACAGCGTCTCGTCCTCGTCGATCGTCGGCACCACGATGATGTACCAGTCCTTGCCAGGCTCCGGGGTCTCGCCGTTGAACTCGTATTCCGGGATTATCGGCGTTTTGATGGTTCGCATACTCTTGTCGACCTCGTTGTCGACCGCTGGGTAGCGATCGATGTCGGTGAAGACACTCTTGGCGTCGGGGAACCGAGCGTGCTCCTCGCCGGCGCCATCTCGGAGAATAATCTCGCCGGTGGTTTCGTCGCGGACCCACACGTCTTCGCGAGCGCCGGGACGATACACTCTTTCCCCGTCAATACTCAGGGGTCGAAGGTTGTAGAACCGGATTTTTCCGGAAACGGAGTGTCGCTCTCGAGCGCCTCGTGGCTCCTCGGCCAGCGTTTTCCAGACGTTCTCGGCGACGTCCTCTCGGCAGACGAATAGACAGTTCTTACCCTCGCTGAACGCACTCGCGAGGTTGCGGACGGTCTGTCCCTGTTTCGTCGATCCTGTGCTCTTCTCGGCCTCGAGAACGGCCTCTCGGCCGCCAGTGAGAGCGTCGACCGTCGGATACTCTTCGCGGAACTCCTCGAGCGCTTCGGCGATTGCCACGGGATCGGCGTCACTGTCGACCTCAAGCAGCGGCATCGGATCAAGCGTCCCATCTGGAAGGCTCTTGGTGCCCTCGCCTTGCTCGGCGATTGCCACGTCGGCACCGAGCTCGTTGAACGCGGGGTACGCGTCCTGCAGAACGAGTGCGTGCAGTGCACCGCCGGAACTCTCGTCGTCGCCTACGTCCTGGATGGCCGATATAGTCTCGTCGCCGACAGACAGCCATAGATCGCCGTCCCGCTCGGTCTCCGAGAGCATCGAGTCGGGAATCGGCTGCAGAACGTTCCGCCAGAGGCGTTCTCGGCTGTCTGTCCGAGTCTCGTCATGTTCCGGGAGCGCGGCTCGAATCACGTCCTCGCACTCCTCGAGTGGGATCGAGAGGTCATCCCGGTCCGACCGGAGTGCTTCATCGTGGACGGCCTTGCAGACGTCTCCTTGCGTGCTCTCGTCGGTAAGGAGATCGACGCCCGACTCGGCGAGTCCACCGAATGGCAGCTCTCGTTGAATCTGTTCGTCAGTGAGTGGCTGCTCGCCGTACCGCTCGAGACTGTCGGAGATAATCTCGTCGACGGCGCCTTTGCCCCGAAGCGGCGGGTAGGGCGCGAATGCCGAGAGTTTCAGCGGCCTCGAGTACTCGCCCCCGCCGGTTGGGAGCCGAGTCCATACTTTGTACTTCTCGGTTTGTATGAGGTCGTCTGGATTGTACCCCTTGAACCGGTCTGTCAAGATTTTCGCGTCATCGGCGTCGTTCGCCTTGAACGTGACCAGATTGTCAGCGTTATTCTTGAACGGCTTCAACACGCTCTCGTCGAGTTGTGACGGGTATTGGACGGCAGCAGTGACGCTCAGGTTCATCGATCGCGCTCTCGCGAGCATCGATTTGATGTCAAGTTGCTCACTGGCGATGTCGTCGAACTCGTCGGCAAATATGAAGTAGGGGTCCGGGTCCATCGTCTCGTACGACCGATTTTGCACCGCTGACCAAATCCCACGCATCGCGGCGAGTGTCGTCAGTCGTTTCACGTCTGTACTGTCGACAGGCGTGCGAAGGACGACAATCCGATCCTCATCGATGAGGTCGCGCCAGTCGATCGTTGACTCTCGCCGGGCAATGATCCGACGCACGACGCCATTCTCAACCCACGCTTTCACACGCTTCATGAGCGGGCGGAGTTGTTCCTCGTCCATCTCGGCGACTTGCTCGAGGAACTCGCCGACATAGGGGTCGGGACACTCCTCAGCGAACGTCTCCCGGCGCTCCTGGTTCAACAGGATGAAATAGAAGTCAATAACGCCGTAGTTGGGCCGCTCCGGGTCGGCGTTCGCCTTCATCATGGCTCGAGCCATCGATTCGGTCACTGACTCCATCGTCGCGTGAAGTTCGCCTTTCGCGGCTAACGCGGCTTTCAGATTCTCGAGGCGACTTTCAATTCCCGTCTCGAGTTCGACGTCACTGGCTGTCTCCGGGACATCAAGCAGGTTCAGACCGATCTCCTGCTCGTTCTCGGTCCCCGGCTCAATCCAAACCACGTCATCGAGCCGCTGTTCTGGGAGTTTCCGAAGGAGTTCCCGTGAGTCCTTGCCCTTGGGATCGAAGTACGCGAACCCGTGTCCAGAGTACGCCAACTGGATCATCCAGTTGAGTAGTTCCGTCGTTTTGCCGGCGCCAGAAACGCCAGCCACCCAGAGGTGTTGGGCGAGTGACCCGAACGGGATCCCGGCCTCGCGGAACCCTTCTTGTGGATCTTCAGTGTATCCGACCCACAAGTCCTTCTCCGGATTACTGTGGCCCTCCTCGAGAATCCGACGGACGGCAGGGCCAGCAACGACACCTTCCGCTTCGGTCTCTGTGATGGCCTCGACGCCGCCGATACGTTCCACACCAGTCGGCGTGATATCGTACGTCTCTCCCGTGGCGGTCGTCTCCTCGTCCTGGACGTCCTCGCTCTCGTCGCTGTCGTCGTCGGAACTTGATCCAAATCCAAACAGGTTCATCGGTTCTCACTCTTGTTCGAGTCCGCAGGAACCCGCGAGCCCTCTTGCGTGTGTTTCCAGTCGATCCGTGGTGTCTCGATCTCCTCGTTCGGGATGTGTGCAGCGCTGGCGAGCTCGTCGACGGTCAAGATCATCTCCCGCTCGGACCACGCCCTCGAGTGGACGTCGTTGATCAGCGTCCGAGCATCAGCGACCGACTCGGCGACGAATCCTTGCTCTGTCGTCGCGTTATAGTACTTCACGAACATCCCCGCCACGCCTCGAGCGCGAGCTTCGGCCTCAGTCTGGTTCGGAGAGGCCGCGAGAACGCG
Proteins encoded in this region:
- a CDS encoding DMT family transporter; this encodes MRATTQQRFHIPAGLTIIGLGFLWGAGFPAIEIIVTQLPPLSAAGIRYAISGCLVLGYARMATDRVLPQTNRELLNIIIVGGFMFGGYQAGLYLGTQHISGAVASVVTTMSPVIAALVAVPILGESRDLLDVIGFCLGLSGVLVLSQPSIDTTLLSSTVLGVGLVFLGTTLFAVGSVLLQLFDEELPAEALQGWAMLIGATLLFSGGILRGESLPNAQSLSPTAVVSLIYITLIAGAGGYLLYFRLVRQVGATETTLVAYLEPVAATVVSVLVLNQTINMTTVIGFLAVAAGFTLVSRTMMH
- a CDS encoding ISH3 family transposase; the encoded protein is MTNKQQQADSEIHENQLLDFLVNRLDEEVSLDLANNADIDTEDIHEVLVGAAADGTSISTLYNSSEDSPPANTILYHLRTKFEPERLERVANTLLRKDVVELLPKQVEVCADLHLRPYYGNEHETNHLYHSEAKRGTTTFHAYATLYARVKNKRYTLAVRRLEDGDTASSVLVEFLGVLDGLDAGVKAVYPDRGFYDSKCLTLLQAHNYAYVVPIIRWGETIQQELSEGWSRVIEHDLTGKLDGHSWTVEFPVYIDCTYLNGRYDENGVARHGYAADAPFIETPREARYHYSKRFGIESSYRLSEQAIATTTTQDATVRFLYVVVSLLLGNVWRYLHYEFVATPRRGGRRLWRWPYKEFINMIRRAAWTALAVRRAVPANRPPDNRFTR
- a CDS encoding Lrp/AsnC family transcriptional regulator produces the protein MDEKDIRILKSLEELETTSTEKIRESTGIPLSTIHYRLNNLRDAGVITNDRLDLDLDKFGLGVTILVHVFTKDDQSHTECGQVIADIEGVTKVFFTMGDTDFIALARLSDSDSVGRLISDFEELDEVARTDSTFVIERELDSHYPLQHYSEETLLKEFTE
- a CDS encoding heavy metal translocating P-type ATPase; the protein is MSNNNTTKTGCTLCELPVEGSDIVDDGNPFCCIGCRDVYNALGDVDDIEAEDVRRARDKSEANREIPPDHEATFLEVDGMHCATCEAFIESAATAVEGVSDANSSYVTDTVRIDHDPDRVSKADLQETISGLGYSAYSRDDAFSRRRANNWEMGRVAVGVLMGMSVMLQYLVIIYPTYFGGLFYGERVTEFFEATLAGPLATPFYVVIAALTTIILAVTGKPILQGAYVSIRMRSPNMDLLVAIAAVSAYLYSTLSIALGGKHIYYDVTVAIIVIVTVGNYYESSIKQQATDRLSDLTAIQVDEARRVGGNGEYENIAVDDLEVDDHVLVRSGERIPIDGVVVDGDAAVDEAVVTGESLPVRKRIRDTVVGGSMVTNGAVTIRVGEDATNSLDRIAELVWDLQSGSHGIQKLADKLATIFVPVVLVLAVIVTGVYLLLGNGASALLVGLTVLIVSCPCALGLATPLAVAAGIRDALERSIVIFDDTVFERISDADTIVFDKTGTLTTGEMTVTDTNLEAALLEKAALLEERSSHPVGRAIAAERPVPDGSTAESASDASSIDDRVESFDSHRTGVTGIVDGDEIIVGHPDLFRDQGWEVPAVVAERIDGSRETGRVPVAVGRDGTTEGVVVVGDELRANWDETLTAISDTEREVIVLTGDDARAAESFREHRAVDEVFAGVPPEGKAATVEQFNETGRTVMIGDGTNDAPALAAADLGIALGGGTAMAADAADVALVDDDLSSVETIFDLAQATNRRVKGNIGWAFCYNAIAIPLAVLGLLNPLFAALAMGASSLLVVTNSTRALLPEDAH
- a CDS encoding sulfite exporter TauE/SafE family protein, with protein sequence MNLFTFLGVDVLLFLVIGVLAGAHCIGMCGPLVTVYASQMKSSTSDSGRENHLTTYEVRQHALFNIGRAASYTLLGAVFGALGSTLFVTTASLSSVVEFVRGGIGLIIGGLVMVVGVYYLLGRTTGGIHLPGLERISGWLAARVDRLANGPGIVGLGAVHGLLPCPILYPAFLYAFAIGSPVGGAVALGALGLGTIPTVFAYGTIIDAVGVVHRQRVHRLLGVAFVVLGYILLTHGLMSLGIHLPHPRLPFYDGIEAASGHTS
- a CDS encoding response regulator, with the translated sequence MGSGSSGAVILLVEDNPGDIRLIEEAFSDGNIGNTLTTVTDGQAALDFIYQRGEYEDASQPDIVLLDLNLPKVDGEDVLHEIKHHPELDQVPVIVLTGMKEDLIESRDLDHDADEDAVLEKPVDPGEFVELIRSFEQFRLAVMRVD